The genomic stretch CCTGTGAGAATACACCTGTTAGCACACAGACAAACACTGCAGCCGCAACTGCTGCAGATAAATTCGAGCTTGATTACGAAAAATTCACGCTGGACAATGGCCTGGAAGTCATTCTCCACCGTGATACATCGGACCCGATTGTGGCCGTGACCACAGTCATCCATGCGGGCTCAAACCGTGAAAAACCGGGTCGCACCGGGTTTGCGCATTTCTTCGAGCATATGGCCTTCAATGATTCCGAAAACGTGCCGCGCGGCTGGAACCGCAAGGCAATCCCGGACTGGGGCGGTCAGCGCAATGGCGGCACCTGGAGCGATGGCACCATTTATTATGAAGTGGTGCCCAAAGACGCTTTTGACAAAATCCTCTGGATCGACTCAGACCGCCTCGGCTATATGATAAACACAGTCACACAGGCAGCCCTTGATGCTGAAATTCAGGTCGTCAAGAACGAGAAACGCCAGCGTTATGACAATGCGCCTTACGGCTACACAACCGAAGTAATCCGCAAAAACCTTTATCCGGAAGGTCACCCATATAGCTGGACCACGATCGGGCTGTTGCCGGACCTACAGGCCGCCACGCTTGAAGACCTGAAAGAGTTCTACACAGAGTATTATGGCGCCGCCAATGCGACTTTGGTCATCGCCGGAGATATTGACCTCGAAGAGACCACGGAAAAAGTGGCGCGCTGGTTTGGTGAAATTCGCCGCGGACCGGATGTCGCGCCGCTTGAGCCGATGCCAGCCAATCTCACCGAGACAAAGACGCTCTGGTTTGAAGACAACTTCGCCCGTCTGCCGGAATTGCGCATCACCATCCCCACTGTCGAAGATTACCATCCGGATGCTTTGGCCCTGAATGTTCTCGGCCAGATTCTGGGAGGCAGCAAGAATTCACCGCTCTATCGCGAAATCGTGGACACCCGAAAACTGGCCCCGAATGTCAGCAGCTATTCCAGCGTTGACGAAATCGCCGGCACCTTCACCATCCGTGTGCGTGGCAAGGCAGATACTGATCTTGATGATGTGATGGATGGCATTGAAACGGCACTGGCTGATTTCGAGGCCAATGGCGTTGACCCGAAAGACCTGCAGCGCATCAAGGCAGAACAGGAAACCATTCTGTATTCCGGTCTGTCTACGGTGCTTGGTAAATCCAACACCATGGCCATCGACAATGAATTTGCGGGCGATCCGGCCTATGCCATCAAACAGGCCGAATTGCTCACTGCCGTCACGGCAGAGGATGTCATGCGGGTGTATGACACATATATCGATGACAAACCTGCCGTCATCACAAGCTTTGTGCCGAAAGGAAAAGCTGACCTGGCCATTGAGGGCTCAGCGCTCGCAGAGGTTTTCATTGAAGAAGTGAAGGCCGACAATGCCAGCGAGAACGTCACGCGCGGCGAAATTGGTGATTATGAGAAAACCCCGAGCAAATATGACCGCTCTGAGCCTCCCTTTGGTGAACTGCCGCTCGTCAGTATGCCCGATGTCTGGGAAGCCAGCTTTGGCGACGGGATTCGCGTGCTTGGCATAGAGAACAGTGAAACGCCGCTGGTCACTTTCGATATCACAATCAATGGCGGCGGCAGCCTTGATCCGCTGGCGCAGAAAGGCGTCTCCAGCCTGCTGGCGCGCCTCATGAATGAAGGCACGGCAACCCGCACAGCCGCCGAGCTCGAACAGGCGATTGGCCTGCTTGGCTCCGGCATTTCTGTCAGTGCGTCTGCGGAGGAGGTGACTATCTCTGCCACGTCCCTCGCCCGTAATTTTGAAGATACAGTCGCGCTGGTTGAAGAAATTCTTGCCCAGCCGCGCTGGGAAGAAGCGGATTTCGAGCGCGTAAAATCCGCCGCCCTGACTGCCATCACGGGGCGCGAAGCCAACCCGAATGCGATTGCCTCCTTGTCATTCAACAAGCTCATCTATGGCGATGCCCATCCGCTTGGTTTGCCAACAGACGGCACGGCAGAGACTGTCAGCACCCTGACTCTGACTGATTTGCAGGATCATTATGCACGTATGAAGACCATGAGCCCGCGCATTCACATCGCCGGTGCAGTCTCGCAGGCCAGGGCAGAAGCAGCCTTTGCTACTTTCGCGGATGATTTTGCCGCCCCGGACCAACCAGTGCCCACCTATGATATTCCGGAGCAGAACACAGACGGCACAACATATTTCATTGATGTGCCGGGCTCCAAGCAGAGTGTCCTTTATATTGGCAAGCTGACTGTGCCAACGGCCCATCCTGACTTTAATAAAATTCAGTTCACAAACGAAAAACTGGGCGGCGGCATCAGTGGTGATCTGGCGCAAACACTGCGGATCGAAAAAGGCTATACCTATGGCGCCTATTCCTCCATCGGCAATGGTCTGACGGCGCGCCCGTTCATCGCCGGCACCAGCGTGCGGGCGAATGCCACCAAGGATTCACTGATGATCATCGAAGACATGATCTCATCCTATGGTGAAACCTTTACACAGGCTGATGTGGAAACCACACAGTCCAAGCTGATCAAGGAAAACACCCGCGCCTTTGAAAGCCTGAACGCGAAACTCGGCACGCTGCGCCAGATTTCGAAATATGGCAAAAGCAATACCTATGTGGAGGATGAACAGCAGGAGCTCATCAGTATGCAACTTGATGATTTCCGCAAGATCGCCGCAACATATCTCGACGAAGAGGAAATGATTTATCTAGTTGTCGGCGACAAGGAGACCCAGTTCGGACCGGTGACTGAATTTGCTACTGGCGACGTGATTGAGCTGGATATCTATGGAGAGCGGGTGGAGTAATCTCCTCTGGTCATCCCGGCTCGTGTGAAAGGGGCCGGGATGACCGATTGAACACAGGATCGCACTGCCACGCGCATTAGACATCACCGGAAGGCAGCGATATGAGTGACCTCTTCAGGCAAGACAAAAAGAGGAAACCAGAATGTTCAGTCACTTGATGATCGGCGTAAAGAATCTCGAAGAATCAAAAACTTTTTATGATGCGGCGCTTGGGGCACTTGGGATCAAACCCGGCCGCGTAGACCCGAAAGGGCGCGCCATGTATATCCACAATGGCAACATTTTCATGCTGTCAGAACCAATCGACGGCAAGGAAGCCTGCGGCGCCAATGGCGGCACCATCGGTTTCGCCGCGGCCACGCCCGAAGAAGCAGATGCTTTTCATAAGGCTGGTCTTCAAAATGGCGGTACAGCCATTGAGGACGCGCCCGGCTGGCGAGAAAATAATGACCTCAAACTTTATCTGGCTTACTTGCGCGACCCTGCTGGCAACAAGATCTGCGCCATGTGCCGCGGCTGATACGCATCTTCCTTCCAGGCCTCGGGACCATCAGCAAGATTGTCATCCGGGGCCTGACTTCCTTTTCATCCCTGTTACTTTTATCTGAGCTTTCCTGGGCATTCCTGAATGATGCCCGATGACGCCCGGCGCGCCTCTCCAGAACGGCTATCACAACTTTATAATTGACTTTGTTTTCTTTTTGTTCTATGTTTCGATCGGAGGAACAGGTCAATCATCATGTCTTTCATTTTTTCAGTTTCCGCCCTTTTGCGCCTTGGCCGCACCTGTCGCCATGGATGCGGCCATCCCGTGATGACGATCGGGAACCAGTGCCGGAAACTATGCCGAAAAACGTGGCAAATCATATCACGCACCCGGCTGGCCTCACTTCTGGCAGAGTTGGACTCTGGCCTTGTCCATGATAAACTCTCCCCAGCGTCAGGGCCGCGCGGCGCCTGCCCAAATTCTTAAAAGAATAATGAGGGATATCATGATTTCCACCAAAAGACTGACCGGCGCAAGCCTTGCCGGTGCTTCACTGTTTGTACTTTCAGCCTGTGGGGGCACAACTGAGGCCCCGATTGAGAATCCACCTGCGCCAGCCGTTGAAGAAGAGGCTGGCCCAACAGTTGCGGATGTGCGCGCCTTTATCAACGAAGCAGAAGCTGAGCTTGATGTGTTGTTTGCCCGTTCGGCTGACGTCAACTGGGCTTATGCGACGGACATCAACGAGGAAAACGAAATTGCTGTTTCGGAAGACAGCGCCATCCTGACCGAGAAGATGGTAGAACTGGCCAACGAAACCAAGAAATTCCAGGGCCTTGATCTGCCCGCTGACTTGCAGCGCAAGGTCGATATCCTGCGTGGTGGCATCACTATTCCTGCACCGTCAACAGACGGGGCGGCCACGGAACTTGCCAATATCAACACCGCCCTCAGTTCAGCCTATTCTACTGGCAAGATCGACTTTGAGGGCGAAACCGTCCCGCAGAATGAGACCGAACTCCTGATGCGCAACCTGCGCGATGCGGACCAGCTGGAAGAAGTCTGGACCAAATGGCGCGCCGAAGCCAAAGCCAGCAAAGCCAGCTACACCCGTATGGTCGAAATCGCCAATGCGGGCGCACGTGAGCTTGGTTATGCCGATGTGGGGCAGATGTGGCGCTCCGGCTATGATATGGACCCGGACGCTTTTGCCGCAGAGACCGACCGCCTCTGGGGGCAGGTTGAACCCCTCTATGAAAATCTCCAGTGCCACGTAAAATATAAACTGAATGAGCAGTATGGAGACGATGTTGTACCGCTTGATGAGCCCATCCGGGCAGATCTACTGGGCAATATGTGGGCCCAGCAATGGGGCTCACTTTACGATATCGTAAAGCCGCAAAGCACCGGCGGCAGTTCTACCGTTGATCTTGATGCCCTGCTGGCAGAGAACGATTACACACCGATCAGGATGGTTGAAGCCGGAGAGGAATTCTTCTCCTCGCTTGGTTTCGCGCCCTTGCCGGAGACCTTCTGGGAGCGTTCCCAGTTTGTGAAGCCGGATGACCGCGAGGTTGTCTGCCACGCCTCGGCCTGGAACCTTGATAACCAGGAAGATATCCGTATCAAGATGTGTATCAATGTGGATGGCGAAGACTTCCGCACCATTCACCACGAGCTTGGACACAATTATTATCAGCGCGCCTACAAGGACCAGCCTCTCCTGTTCAAGAACGGCGCCCATGACGGATTCCACGAAGCGATTGGTGACATGATTGCGCTGTCCATCACGCCGGAATATCTCCAGCAGATCGGCCTTTTATCGGCAGACGACGTGCCCGGCGCGGATGGCGATATCGAGTTGCTGATGCAACAGGCGCTGGAAAAAATTGCCTTCCTGCCTTTCGGCCTTCTGGTCGACAAATGGCGCTGGCAGGTTTTCTCCGGTGAGTTGACGCCCGACACATACAATGACGGCTGGTGGTCACTGCGCGAGCAGTATCAGGGCATCCGCCCCCCCAATGACCGCCCGGCAGACGCCTTCGACCCGGGTTCCAAATATCATGTCCCGAATAATGTGCCGTACACACGCTACTTCCTAGCACATATATTGCAGTTCCAGTTCTACAAGGCCGCCTGTGACCAGATCGGCTGGGAGGGACCATTACACCGCTGCTCGTTTTATGGTCAGAAAGAGATGGGCGAGCGCTTCAACGCCATGCTCGAAATGGGTCAGGCCCAACCATGGCCTGACACGCTGGAACTCTTTACCGGCACCAGAGAAATGGATGGGTCCGCTATTCTCTCCTACTTCCAGCCATTGCTGGAATATCTGGAAGAAGAAAATCAAGGCCGCCAATGCGGCTGGTAAGAGCAGCTGGTAGCCCTGAGGCGGTAACCTGCTGTTAACAGCCCTTGCTGACAGGTTAATCAGCACACATCTTTAGTCACCATAACCGGTCGATGCGGTCGGTTATGGTGAAGATATATTAAGCCTATCACGTCATAGTTGCCCGAAAAGGCTGGATGAGTGTGTTGGCGTCTTTCTTGAAACCCGGACTTTTTCGTCTCCTGCTGGCAACAGCGGTTGTGATCAGCCATGTCTCGAATCTTGAGATCGGCCGCCCCGCTGTAATGATCTTTTTCATCCTGAGTGGCTACTGGGTCGCCCGGATGTATGACAAAAAATATGCGGCAGCACCAAACACGCTGCGTATATTTTACCTCTCACGAGCCTTGCGCATCTGGCCACTTTATGCCGCCTGCCTCATATTGACTGTTACCGTATTCTCACTGTCAAATATCAACATACATGATATTCACGCCAGCAGCTTTATGCTGCTGGGAATAGCCAGTACCGGGCATGACCCGCTGGGCGTCTCCTGGTCTCTCGATATCGAGATGCAATTCTATCTTCTGCTTCCGCTGCTACTGGGCCTTTTCAGCTGGGCGGACCAGCACGCCAGCGGGCAGATGAAACTCCAGGGCATCCTGTTTGCGGCCTTCCT from Parvularcula sp. IMCC14364 encodes the following:
- a CDS encoding pitrilysin family protein, translating into MKLKHLLLLGTMAALTACENTPVSTQTNTAAATAADKFELDYEKFTLDNGLEVILHRDTSDPIVAVTTVIHAGSNREKPGRTGFAHFFEHMAFNDSENVPRGWNRKAIPDWGGQRNGGTWSDGTIYYEVVPKDAFDKILWIDSDRLGYMINTVTQAALDAEIQVVKNEKRQRYDNAPYGYTTEVIRKNLYPEGHPYSWTTIGLLPDLQAATLEDLKEFYTEYYGAANATLVIAGDIDLEETTEKVARWFGEIRRGPDVAPLEPMPANLTETKTLWFEDNFARLPELRITIPTVEDYHPDALALNVLGQILGGSKNSPLYREIVDTRKLAPNVSSYSSVDEIAGTFTIRVRGKADTDLDDVMDGIETALADFEANGVDPKDLQRIKAEQETILYSGLSTVLGKSNTMAIDNEFAGDPAYAIKQAELLTAVTAEDVMRVYDTYIDDKPAVITSFVPKGKADLAIEGSALAEVFIEEVKADNASENVTRGEIGDYEKTPSKYDRSEPPFGELPLVSMPDVWEASFGDGIRVLGIENSETPLVTFDITINGGGSLDPLAQKGVSSLLARLMNEGTATRTAAELEQAIGLLGSGISVSASAEEVTISATSLARNFEDTVALVEEILAQPRWEEADFERVKSAALTAITGREANPNAIASLSFNKLIYGDAHPLGLPTDGTAETVSTLTLTDLQDHYARMKTMSPRIHIAGAVSQARAEAAFATFADDFAAPDQPVPTYDIPEQNTDGTTYFIDVPGSKQSVLYIGKLTVPTAHPDFNKIQFTNEKLGGGISGDLAQTLRIEKGYTYGAYSSIGNGLTARPFIAGTSVRANATKDSLMIIEDMISSYGETFTQADVETTQSKLIKENTRAFESLNAKLGTLRQISKYGKSNTYVEDEQQELISMQLDDFRKIAATYLDEEEMIYLVVGDKETQFGPVTEFATGDVIELDIYGERVE
- a CDS encoding VOC family protein, with translation MFSHLMIGVKNLEESKTFYDAALGALGIKPGRVDPKGRAMYIHNGNIFMLSEPIDGKEACGANGGTIGFAAATPEEADAFHKAGLQNGGTAIEDAPGWRENNDLKLYLAYLRDPAGNKICAMCRG
- a CDS encoding M2 family metallopeptidase, translated to MISTKRLTGASLAGASLFVLSACGGTTEAPIENPPAPAVEEEAGPTVADVRAFINEAEAELDVLFARSADVNWAYATDINEENEIAVSEDSAILTEKMVELANETKKFQGLDLPADLQRKVDILRGGITIPAPSTDGAATELANINTALSSAYSTGKIDFEGETVPQNETELLMRNLRDADQLEEVWTKWRAEAKASKASYTRMVEIANAGARELGYADVGQMWRSGYDMDPDAFAAETDRLWGQVEPLYENLQCHVKYKLNEQYGDDVVPLDEPIRADLLGNMWAQQWGSLYDIVKPQSTGGSSTVDLDALLAENDYTPIRMVEAGEEFFSSLGFAPLPETFWERSQFVKPDDREVVCHASAWNLDNQEDIRIKMCINVDGEDFRTIHHELGHNYYQRAYKDQPLLFKNGAHDGFHEAIGDMIALSITPEYLQQIGLLSADDVPGADGDIELLMQQALEKIAFLPFGLLVDKWRWQVFSGELTPDTYNDGWWSLREQYQGIRPPNDRPADAFDPGSKYHVPNNVPYTRYFLAHILQFQFYKAACDQIGWEGPLHRCSFYGQKEMGERFNAMLEMGQAQPWPDTLELFTGTREMDGSAILSYFQPLLEYLEEENQGRQCGW